From one Macaca nemestrina isolate mMacNem1 chromosome 5, mMacNem.hap1, whole genome shotgun sequence genomic stretch:
- the LOC105491641 gene encoding histone H4: MSGRGKGGKGLGKGGAKRHRKVLRDNIQGITKPAIRRLARRGGVKRISGLIYEETRGVLKVFLENVIRDAVTYTEHAKRKTVTAMDVVYALKRQGRTLYGFGG; this comes from the coding sequence ATGTCTGGCCGCGGCAAAGGCGGGAAGGGTCTTGGCAAAGGCGGCGCTAAGCGCCACCGCAAGGTGCTGCGTGACAACATCCAGGGCATCACCAAGCCGGCCATCCGGCGCCTTGCTCGCCGCGGCGGCGTGAAGCGCATCTCTGGCCTCATCTACGAGGAGACCCGTGGGGTGCTGAAAGTCTTCCTGGAGAACGTGATCCGGGACGCTGTGACCTACACGGAGCACGCCAAGCGCAAGACGGTCACCGCCATGGATGTGGTTTACGCGCTGAAGCGCCAGGGTCGCACCCTCTACGGTTTCGGCGGTTAA